In Argiope bruennichi chromosome 4, qqArgBrue1.1, whole genome shotgun sequence, a single window of DNA contains:
- the LOC129966109 gene encoding hydroxyacylglutathione hydrolase, mitochondrial-like: protein MNCKKPAFSCLKYVTYAWKNRVLPSTKYLHKVVQFSTQRSDRYRVHIIPALKDNYMYLLTDKFLNFGIAIDPVEPKKILDTLAAEGAELKAVITTHHHFDHAGGNKQISEVVENLTIYGGDERIESLTEKVYHNQTFKIGDLVFRCLHTPCHTSGHVCYFLEGDSFREPICFTGDTLFIAGCGRFFEGSARDMYKSLSILSTLPLNTKIYCGHEYSVNNLKYALTVEPDNKATVEKLKEIEAKLIRNHPSVPSTIGEELSYNPFLRVDKKSVQLYTNETDPVAVMAILRKLKDNF from the coding sequence atgaattgtaaGAAACCCGCTTTTAGTTGTCTGAAGTATGTAACATATGCGTGGAAAAATCGTGTTTTACCATCAACAAAATATCTCCACAAAGTTGTTCAGTTTTCAACACAACGTAGCGACCGATACCGAGTTCATATAATACCGGCTTTGAAggataattatatgtatttattgactgataagtttttaaatttcggaATAGCTATAGATCCAGTGGAACCTAAAAAAATCCTGGATACTTTAGCTGCTGAAGGAGCGGAGTTGAAAGCAGTCATTACTACGCATCATCATTTTGATCATGCTGGAGGAAATAAACAGATCAGTGAGGTAGTTGAAAATCTAACAATATATGGTGGTGATGAAAGAATCGAATCATTAACAGAAAAGGTGTATCacaatcaaacttttaaaattggtGACTTGGTATTCAGATGTTTACATACACCATGCCATACAAGTGGTCATGTTTGTTACTTTCTTGAAGGTGATTCTTTTCGTGAGCCCATATGCTTCACTGGTGACACCCTTTTTATTGCTGGATGTGGCAGATTTTTCGAGGGTTCTGCTAGAGATATGTATAAATCTCTTAGTATATTATCAACACtacctttaaatacaaaaatttactgTGGGCATGAATATTCAGTGAATAATTTAAAGTATGCATTAACTGTGGAACCTGATAATAAAGCCACTGTAGAAAAACTTAAGGAAATAGAagcaaaattaataagaaatcacCCTTCAGTTCCTTCTACCATTGGAGAAGAACTTAGTTACAACCCATTTTTAAGAGTTGATAAAAAATCAGTCCAGTTATATACTAATGAAACTGATCCTGTGGCAGTAATGGCTATTCTACGTAAACTGAAAGATAATTTCTAA